The following proteins are encoded in a genomic region of Thiomonas sp. X19:
- a CDS encoding YbfB/YjiJ family MFS transporter, whose amino-acid sequence MFSLGAFWPLYGAATIVLTLLLPRILRSIDNRRALAGTCISMILGITLILVWPSIIGLALATMLIGSVLMPVVMVVMREARLLVPHDHTRLIAALTTAFGSGQIVGPLTAAWLAARLHGFDAPLLLAALTLLAATGLAMVRTQSAIRPVEQGVGEWTPDAADVGSGSCDEP is encoded by the coding sequence ATGTTCTCGCTGGGTGCGTTCTGGCCGCTCTACGGCGCCGCGACCATTGTCCTGACCCTGCTGCTGCCGCGCATTCTTCGGTCCATCGACAACCGCCGCGCGCTGGCCGGAACTTGTATCTCAATGATCTTGGGCATCACCCTGATTCTGGTCTGGCCGAGCATCATCGGTCTCGCGTTGGCGACCATGTTGATCGGCAGTGTGCTCATGCCGGTCGTCATGGTGGTCATGCGCGAAGCGCGCCTGCTTGTACCGCACGACCACACCCGCCTGATCGCCGCGCTGACCACCGCGTTCGGCAGCGGACAGATCGTCGGGCCGTTGACTGCGGCGTGGCTGGCCGCGCGGCTGCACGGCTTCGATGCGCCGCTGCTGCTCGCGGCGCTGACCCTCCTTGCGGCAACAGGCCTTGCCATGGTGCGGACACAAAGTGCCATACGTCCCGTGGAACAGGGTGTTGGCGAATGGACGCCCGATGCCGCCGATGTAGGGTCTGGGTCTTGCGATGAACCATGA